In Flavobacterium gelatinilyticum, a genomic segment contains:
- a CDS encoding outer membrane beta-barrel protein, which produces MKKLLFAAAILISTIASAQKNSLLVGGNVGYSLEKTGDSKFETFEFSPKVGYQFADRWTIGADAAIRSEKLSGYEKTDTYKIGGFVRYAVPLSDLFSVYGDLGAGYQNDSYDNAKGMYASFTPALFINMKNGFGLNFSIGGINYDNQKGDFTPRKENFGFNFGKSISIGVSKNFGL; this is translated from the coding sequence ATGAAAAAATTATTATTTGCAGCTGCAATCCTTATTTCAACAATTGCAAGCGCACAAAAAAATTCACTTTTAGTAGGTGGTAATGTTGGATACTCTTTGGAAAAAACAGGAGATTCTAAATTTGAAACATTTGAGTTCTCTCCAAAAGTAGGGTATCAGTTTGCTGACAGATGGACTATCGGAGCTGATGCTGCGATCAGAAGCGAGAAACTTAGCGGATACGAGAAAACTGACACTTACAAAATTGGCGGTTTTGTACGTTATGCCGTTCCTTTATCTGATTTATTTTCTGTATACGGAGATTTAGGCGCAGGTTACCAAAACGATTCATATGATAATGCAAAAGGAATGTATGCCAGCTTTACTCCTGCTTTGTTTATTAACATGAAAAACGGATTTGGTCTAAACTTTTCTATCGGGGGAATAAATTATGACAATCAGAAAGGGGACTTTACCCCAAGAAAAGAGAATTTCGGATTCAATTTTGGAAAATCAATAAGCATTGGAGTTTCTAAAAACTTTGGATTATAA